One window from the genome of Bifidobacteriaceae bacterium encodes:
- a CDS encoding glycosyltransferase yields the protein MKGSKHAGTLVLLVVCLALAGLWKATGGPSWCGVAVLSLFGAKIALSWRPAKRLLVGGGNRAVRKAGLVRVGVAVPFYNEDPAMLAACLESILGQSRPVQSVVLVDDCSADPAARLEAERWAERFTAAGIKFTVDTFSQNLGKRHGLMRALELQPDVDALLGIDSDTVLEKGAVRALVAAYARPGVTAVTGLVLALNYDRNLLTRLIDLRYSQSFLVDRSAQSRLGSLLCACGSLALYSASVLRKYRRDFLGQRFLGRPAVFGDDRRLTNYCLLEGKAVFTEKAVAYTAVPERMGHFLRQQVRWNKSFFRESLWVLRAMPVAKPAFWFTFLELASWVVFTGSLLFAFVVAPVLTSKLLLGPYLVYLALLAWARAYRYPDLAGVRCSRKDRLYGFLVAPVYGLLHIGLLVWLRFYSLATLRSGTWGTRSRVEVKLAPTAQAVSASAGA from the coding sequence GTGAAAGGGAGCAAACACGCGGGCACCCTAGTCCTCCTGGTGGTGTGCCTGGCCTTGGCGGGCCTCTGGAAGGCCACAGGCGGCCCGTCTTGGTGCGGGGTGGCCGTGCTCAGTTTGTTCGGGGCGAAGATCGCACTGTCGTGGCGCCCGGCGAAGCGCTTGCTTGTGGGGGGCGGCAACCGGGCGGTCCGCAAAGCCGGTCTGGTGCGCGTGGGCGTGGCGGTCCCGTTCTACAACGAAGATCCGGCCATGTTGGCGGCCTGCCTGGAGTCGATTCTGGGGCAATCCAGGCCGGTGCAGTCTGTTGTCCTGGTTGATGACTGTTCGGCGGATCCGGCGGCCCGGCTGGAAGCGGAGCGGTGGGCCGAACGGTTCACCGCAGCCGGCATCAAGTTCACGGTCGACACGTTCAGCCAGAACCTGGGCAAGCGCCACGGGCTGATGCGCGCGTTGGAATTGCAGCCGGACGTTGACGCGCTGTTGGGGATCGACTCTGACACGGTGCTGGAAAAGGGCGCGGTCAGAGCGTTGGTGGCAGCCTACGCGCGGCCGGGTGTGACAGCTGTCACGGGCCTGGTCCTGGCGTTGAACTACGACCGCAACCTCCTGACCCGGCTGATCGACCTCCGGTACTCGCAATCGTTCTTGGTGGACCGTAGCGCCCAGTCGCGGCTGGGCTCGCTGCTGTGCGCGTGCGGGTCTTTGGCCCTGTATTCGGCCAGCGTCTTGCGGAAATACCGGCGGGACTTCCTGGGCCAACGGTTCTTGGGCCGCCCGGCGGTGTTCGGCGACGACCGCCGTTTGACGAACTACTGCCTGCTGGAAGGCAAAGCCGTGTTCACGGAGAAAGCGGTCGCCTACACCGCCGTGCCGGAGCGGATGGGTCATTTCCTGCGCCAGCAGGTGAGGTGGAACAAGTCGTTCTTCCGCGAATCGCTGTGGGTGTTGCGGGCCATGCCCGTGGCGAAACCCGCTTTTTGGTTCACGTTCCTTGAGCTTGCCTCCTGGGTGGTGTTCACCGGGTCGCTGCTGTTCGCCTTCGTTGTGGCGCCCGTGTTGACGTCCAAGTTGTTGCTGGGTCCGTACCTGGTCTACCTGGCGTTGCTGGCCTGGGCCCGCGCCTACCGGTACCCGGATCTGGCGGGAGTCCGGTGCTCCCGCAAAGACCGCCTGTACGGGTTCCTGGTGGCGCCCGTGTACGGTTTGCTGCACATCGGCCTGCTGGTGTGGCTGAGGTTCTATTCCCTGGCCACCCTCCGGTCTGGCACCTGGGGCACCAGATCCCGCGTCGAAGTCAAACTGGCGCCGACCGCCCAGGCCGTGTCGGCCTCGGCCGGGGCGTGA